The Chloroflexota bacterium genomic sequence CCGGCGGCCAGCCCGAAGCCTACGCCCTGGTAGAGGCAATGTTCCAGTCCATCGCCGCCAAGGTGGACGGCGACCCATGCGTCTCCTACATCGGCCCGCGCGGCGCCGGCCACTACGTCAAAATGGTGCACAACGGCATTGAATACGCCGACATGCAACTCATCAGCGAAGCCTACGACATTCTCCATCGCGGCCTGGGCCTTTCGGCGGCCGAACTCCGCGACATCTTCGCCGAGTGGAACAAGGAGGAACTCTCATCCTACTTGATTGAAATCACCGCTAACATCTTCGGCAAGGTGGACCCGGAAACCGGCAAGCCGCTGGTAGAAGTCATCCTGGACGAGGCCGAGCAGAAGGGCACCGGCAAATGGACATCCCAGAACGCCCTGGATTTGGGTGTCCCTACCCCCACCATCAACAGCGCGGTGGAGGGCCGTTTGCTGTCCGCCTACAAGAGCGAGCGCGTCGTCGCTTCTAGGGTACTGTCGGGCCCACGGCCTGCGTTCCGCGGCGACCGGGCCGCGTTTGTCCAGGACGTGCGCCGCGCCCTGTACGCCTCTAAGATATGCGCCTATGCTCAGGGCATGGCCTTGCTCCGCGCGGCATCGCGGGAATACGGGTACAATCTGCGCCTGGCAGAACTGGCGCGCATTTGGCGTGGCGGCTGCATCATCCGCGCCAAACTGCTGGGGCGCATCCGCGAGGCCTTCACCCGCGACCCCGACCTGCCCAACCTTCTGCTGGACGCCGAGTTCAAGGACGCGGTGGAAAGCCGCCAGGAGTCATGGCGCCGCGTGATCCAGACGGCGGTGGAGATGGGCATCCCCTGCGCCGCCATGAGCGTCTCGCTGGCCTACTTTGACGCCTACCGCAGCGAGCGCCTGCCGGCGAACCTCCTACAGGCGCAGCGCGACTACTTCGGCGCCCACACGTACAAGCGGATTGACAAGCCTGGCATCTTCCACACCGAGTGGCTGGAGCCGTAACGACACGGAGGGGGCGTCCTATGCGCAAACCGCGAAATGTCGTCGTTGCCCAGTCGGGCGGGCCATCGCCCGTTATCAACAATTCCCTGCGCGGCATTGTGGAAACCTGCATGGAGATGCCGGATACCTTTGGCACCGTGTACGCGGCGCTGCACGGCATTGAGGGCGTCCTGAAGGAAGAACTCATAGACCTCACCGCCCAGCCCCGCGAGGAAATCGCCCTGCTCCGCACGACCCCTGCTGCCGGCGCCATCGGCACGTGCCGCTACAAACTCAAAGCCTCGCAGACCGAAGACTACGCGCGCATCATAGACGTGTTCCGCGCACATGACGTGGGCTACTTCTTCTACATCGGCGGCAACGACTCCATGGACACCGCCCACAAGGTCTCGCAACTCGCCGCCCAGCGTGGCCTGGAACTCGTGGCGACGGGCGTCCCCAAGACCATTGACAACGACGTTGGCGACAGCGAGTTCAAACTCATAGACCACACGCCGGGCTACGGCAGCGTGGCGCGTTACTGGGCGCTCATGGTGCAGTGCGCCAACGAAGAGAACGAGGGCTCGTCTCCATCCGACCCGGTCCTCGTGCTCCAGGCCATGGGGCGCAAGATCGGGTTTATCTCTGCCGCCGCCCGCCTCGCCGACCCCGATAGGGAAATGCCGCTCCAAATCTACATGCCCGAGGCAGGGCTGACCCTGGAGGAATTGGCGGACCGCGTCAATGACCTCCT encodes the following:
- the gndA gene encoding NADP-dependent phosphogluconate dehydrogenase gives rise to the protein MSESKCQFGVIGLAVMGQNLALNMESHGYSVAVYNRTAERTREFAEARAAGKRIVPTYTLKEFVQALERPRRILLMVKAGKPVDEIIQQVAPLLNKGDLLIDGGNSFFQDTERRSAQMAEAGLLYIGTGISGGEEGALKGPSIMPGGQPEAYALVEAMFQSIAAKVDGDPCVSYIGPRGAGHYVKMVHNGIEYADMQLISEAYDILHRGLGLSAAELRDIFAEWNKEELSSYLIEITANIFGKVDPETGKPLVEVILDEAEQKGTGKWTSQNALDLGVPTPTINSAVEGRLLSAYKSERVVASRVLSGPRPAFRGDRAAFVQDVRRALYASKICAYAQGMALLRAASREYGYNLRLAELARIWRGGCIIRAKLLGRIREAFTRDPDLPNLLLDAEFKDAVESRQESWRRVIQTAVEMGIPCAAMSVSLAYFDAYRSERLPANLLQAQRDYFGAHTYKRIDKPGIFHTEWLEP
- a CDS encoding diphosphate--fructose-6-phosphate 1-phosphotransferase — its product is MRKPRNVVVAQSGGPSPVINNSLRGIVETCMEMPDTFGTVYAALHGIEGVLKEELIDLTAQPREEIALLRTTPAAGAIGTCRYKLKASQTEDYARIIDVFRAHDVGYFFYIGGNDSMDTAHKVSQLAAQRGLELVATGVPKTIDNDVGDSEFKLIDHTPGYGSVARYWALMVQCANEENEGSSPSDPVLVLQAMGRKIGFISAAARLADPDREMPLQIYMPEAGLTLEELADRVNDLLRERGRALVVVSEGLDVGDIGAVKDSFGHISFSSSEMSVEQIVVNYLNKVGLRARGAARGNVPGTDQRHNMVYASVVDLDEAYGVGRHAVLVAAQEGTGYMATILRRPGPVYSVYYDKVPLDLVANSERKFPAAWLAPSKVDVTDDFVRYARPLIGEDWPTVPLVGGIQRFARIRRVMAPKRLPEYVPQAYRK